The Pseudomonas parafulva genome window below encodes:
- a CDS encoding LysR substrate-binding domain-containing protein — protein MSSPLPPLNALRVFEVVARHLNFRLAADELEVTQAAVAQQIRGLEAHLGARLFERLPRGLRLTEGGLAYSHSIRSALALIGEATAALRPDDRHLTVSVTPTFASRWLIPRLGSFTQAHLDIDLRVLASERLSRFQADGVDLAVRYGRPPFGPGLNAELLTEQRMVAVASPALLAQQGTPRSAEQLQPFVLLHDAHNLWPTYIAQLFGQPTQPMPRNLRFNQTALAIEAALAGQGLALSSELFVKDDLHAGRLVQVFEQALPMDKHLYLVWPRKDGAPTALGAVRHWLRRQIGDA, from the coding sequence ATGAGCAGCCCGCTGCCGCCGCTCAACGCCCTGCGCGTTTTCGAAGTGGTCGCCCGCCACCTCAACTTCCGCCTGGCGGCCGACGAGCTGGAGGTCACCCAAGCAGCCGTCGCCCAGCAGATCCGTGGGCTGGAAGCGCATCTCGGAGCGCGTCTGTTCGAGCGCCTGCCACGCGGGCTGCGCCTCACCGAGGGCGGGCTGGCCTACAGCCACAGCATCCGCAGCGCCCTGGCGTTGATCGGTGAGGCGACCGCCGCGCTGCGCCCGGACGACCGTCACCTGACCGTCAGCGTCACGCCCACCTTCGCCTCGCGCTGGCTCATCCCGCGCCTGGGTTCGTTCACCCAGGCCCACCTTGACATCGACCTGCGCGTATTGGCCAGCGAACGTCTGTCACGTTTCCAGGCCGATGGCGTGGACCTGGCGGTGCGCTACGGTCGACCGCCCTTCGGCCCCGGGCTGAACGCCGAGCTGCTGACCGAGCAGCGGATGGTGGCCGTGGCCAGCCCCGCCCTGCTCGCCCAGCAGGGTACGCCGCGAAGTGCCGAACAGTTGCAGCCGTTTGTGCTGCTGCACGATGCGCATAACCTGTGGCCGACCTACATCGCGCAGTTGTTCGGCCAGCCGACGCAGCCCATGCCGCGCAACCTGCGCTTCAACCAGACCGCTTTGGCCATCGAAGCCGCCCTGGCCGGACAAGGCCTGGCACTGTCCAGCGAACTGTTCGTCAAGGACGACCTGCACGCCGGGCGGCTGGTGCAGGTATTCGAACAGGCGCTACCCATGGACAAGCATTTGTATCTGGTCTGGCCGCGCAAGGACGGCGCGCCGACAGCGCTGGGCGCCGTGCGCCACTGGTTGCGGCGCCAGATCGGGGACGCCTGA
- a CDS encoding SDR family oxidoreductase, translated as MSVEKVAIITAGGSGMGAAAARRLASDGFKVAILSSSGKGEALAHALGGIGITGSNQSNDDLQRLVDAVLQRWGRIDVLVNSAGHGPRAPILAISDDDWHQGLDTYLLNVIRPTRLVTPTLQAQGGGAIINISSAWAFEPSDLFPTSAVFRAGLAAFTKVFADTYAAHNLRMNNVLPGWIDSLPGTDQRRDSVPLKRYGTAEEIAATIAFLASDGAAYITGQNLRVDGGLTRSV; from the coding sequence ATGTCAGTAGAAAAAGTAGCGATCATCACCGCAGGCGGCAGTGGCATGGGCGCTGCAGCGGCACGTCGTCTGGCCAGCGACGGCTTCAAGGTGGCGATCCTGTCATCCTCGGGCAAAGGCGAGGCCCTGGCCCACGCGCTCGGCGGTATCGGAATCACCGGCAGCAACCAGAGCAACGACGACCTGCAGCGCCTGGTCGATGCCGTGTTGCAGCGCTGGGGGCGCATCGATGTGCTGGTCAACAGCGCCGGTCACGGCCCACGCGCGCCGATCCTGGCGATCAGTGACGACGACTGGCATCAGGGGCTGGACACCTACCTGCTCAATGTCATCCGCCCTACCCGCCTGGTGACGCCGACCCTGCAGGCGCAAGGCGGCGGCGCAATCATCAACATCTCCAGCGCCTGGGCCTTCGAACCCAGCGACCTGTTTCCCACTTCGGCGGTGTTCCGCGCAGGGCTGGCGGCCTTCACCAAGGTCTTCGCCGACACCTACGCTGCGCACAACCTGCGCATGAACAACGTGCTGCCAGGCTGGATCGACAGCCTGCCCGGCACCGACCAGCGCCGCGACAGCGTGCCGCTCAAGCGCTACGGCACAGCCGAGGAAATCGCCGCCACCATCGCCTTCCTGGCCAGCGACGGCGCCGCCTACATCACCGGGCAGAACCTGCGCGTCGATGGCGGGCTGACCCGCAGCGTGTGA
- a CDS encoding mechanosensitive ion channel family protein, with the protein MDERLLQLLTTTTVFGISILNLLLALAVTVATFLFTRWALSFLKRRAHQWSSHESQFARLVTEVLEGTSNALLMLASLLVGLGVLDLPERWLDRVGSLWFVVAALQIGLWANRAIAIGLGRYFARHDTTGAYRGSALATLSGWGARVLLWSVVLLAMLSNLGVNITAFVASLGVGGIAVALAVQNVLGDLFASLSIAVDKPFEVGDFIVIGSLAGTVENIGLKTTRIRSLGGEQIVMANAGMISSTIQNYKRLQERRIVFEFGLSYDTPTEAVKKAPAIVEESIKAQSQVRFDRAHLRGFGKEALEFEAVYIVLDPGYNLYMDIQQAINFQLLERFSKVGAKFAVGARSIKVTGLPEASNQLTAVRGRTEHDSRG; encoded by the coding sequence ATGGACGAACGATTGCTGCAGTTGCTGACCACCACCACGGTATTCGGCATCTCCATCCTCAACCTGCTGCTGGCGCTGGCCGTCACGGTGGCTACCTTCCTGTTCACCCGCTGGGCGCTGAGTTTCCTCAAGCGCCGCGCCCATCAATGGTCCAGCCATGAAAGCCAGTTCGCGCGGCTGGTCACCGAAGTGCTCGAAGGCACCAGCAACGCACTGCTGATGCTCGCGTCGCTGCTGGTCGGCCTGGGCGTGCTGGACTTGCCCGAACGTTGGCTGGACCGGGTCGGCAGCCTGTGGTTCGTGGTCGCGGCGCTGCAGATCGGCCTGTGGGCCAACCGCGCCATCGCCATCGGCCTGGGCCGCTATTTCGCCCGCCACGACACCACTGGCGCCTACCGTGGCAGCGCCCTGGCCACTCTGTCGGGCTGGGGCGCGCGGGTGTTGTTGTGGTCGGTGGTGCTGTTGGCGATGCTGTCGAACCTGGGCGTGAACATCACCGCCTTCGTCGCCAGCCTCGGCGTGGGCGGTATCGCCGTGGCGCTGGCGGTGCAAAACGTGCTGGGCGACCTGTTCGCCTCGCTGTCGATCGCCGTGGACAAACCCTTCGAGGTCGGCGACTTCATCGTCATCGGCTCGCTGGCCGGCACGGTGGAGAACATCGGCCTGAAGACCACGCGCATTCGCAGCCTGGGCGGCGAGCAGATCGTCATGGCCAACGCCGGCATGATCAGCAGCACCATTCAGAACTACAAGCGCTTGCAGGAGCGGCGCATTGTCTTCGAGTTCGGGCTGTCCTACGACACGCCCACCGAAGCGGTGAAGAAGGCCCCGGCCATCGTCGAGGAGTCGATCAAGGCGCAGAGCCAGGTGCGCTTCGACCGCGCCCACCTGCGCGGCTTCGGCAAGGAAGCGCTGGAGTTCGAAGCGGTCTACATCGTGCTGGACCCTGGCTACAACCTGTACATGGACATCCAGCAGGCGATCAACTTCCAGTTGCTCGAGCGCTTCTCCAAGGTGGGCGCCAAGTTCGCCGTAGGCGCGCGCTCGATCAAGGTCACCGGATTGCCGGAGGCGTCCAACCAGCTGACGGCGGTCAGGGGGCGGACCGAGCACGACTCAAGAGGCT